One genomic segment of Tripterygium wilfordii isolate XIE 37 chromosome 9, ASM1340144v1, whole genome shotgun sequence includes these proteins:
- the LOC120006049 gene encoding protein NETWORKED 3C-like, translating to MENIKDSSSWCLDSPERLPVSQWLQTTLSGLEKRMKAMTDLLEEDSDSSPQKADIYYRKRTELKQMLEEVIESFADSKLKGLYSRSQSLDENSILEFYSATSNLENLNTQADQPVSTESCTMNSKPKLEHRNDIVGKENTCVVDADTSIKMNDFQDIQAAQEAFPGGSYESQNTWSELNHQFTKLMGENLQQQAELAKRNIQKKVDIKRLQLKVECLKMRECSPPGLSHILKSSCGSKQIAEIKICG from the exons ATGGAGAACATCAAGGATTCTTCTTCCTGGTGTCTAGATAGTCCTGAGAGGCTCCCAGTATCTCAATGGCTACAGACGACTCTATCAG GTTtggaaaagagaatgaaagctatGACGGACCTCTTGGAAGAAGATAGCGATTCTTCTCCACAGAAAGCCGACATTTATTACAGGAAGAGGACAGAGCTGAAGCAAATGCTTGAGGA GGTTATAGAAAGCTTTGCTGATTCTAAACTCAAGGGCCTGTACTCCCGCTCGCAATCACTAGATGAAAATTCCATTCTTGAATTCTACAGTGCAACCTCCAACCTTGAAAATCTGAACACGCAAGCAGATCAACCAGTGTCAACTGAATCATGTACAATGAATTCCAAACCAAAACTTGAACATAGAAATGATATAGTGGGAAAGGAGAACACTTGTGTCGTTGACGCAGATACAAGTATCAAGATGAATGATTTTCAGGACATTCAGGCTGCACAAGAAGCGTTCCCTGGAGGAAGCTATGAGTCACAGAACACATGGTCCGAACTAAACCACCAATTTACAAAGCTCATGGGAGAGAATCTGCAGCAGCAAGCAGAATTAGCGAAGAGAAATATTCAAAAGAAAGTTGACATTAAAAGGCTTCAGCTAAAGGTGGAATGCTTAAAAATGAGAGAATGCAGCCCTCCAGGACTGTCTCATATACTCAAAAGTTCATGTGGATCAAAACAAATTGCAGAGATCAAAATTTGTGGGTAA
- the LOC120004869 gene encoding mechanosensitive ion channel protein 10-like isoform X4, with protein MHSFHKEAGVCGNGTLAFHINSVHRGHASTQVTGQEVVQCQRVNPGTSKQMKSFMEKKAFMEGVRGKKEMNDVVLQISSREEVFHTNNGIRGSTTASAVTGSSSHPISSSSQLGSSPEGSNLELVELENLKCSVQTPPSSERAQLSPAPKMPPKISTDTLTRRTSLARSEFSKPKSRFIEPPYPKNTSLVEEQTHLENSSSSYRDSSNAASPRNKVSATTTKENIKSAALIRKTSLIGSPGGDDEDDEVYETASLEASKNKGCLIGAAIWVVKTFLIKLLASSFHVTRFFDRIQESIFHQYVLRTLSGPPLMEMAEGVGNTATIPVVLSLTNLKKKDWKSKEIVNIDKLKRMTPETISAWTMRGLTNVISGSGLSTLSHTLDQIVDVDEGENKDKEITSEWEAKAAAYRIFQNVAKPGSKYIDEEDLLRFIKKEEVDNVLLLFEGAAETRKIKRKALKNWLVKVYLERKSLAHSLNDTKTAIEELNKLLSGVLLMVITIVWCLLMGFLTTKALVFISSQLLLVVFMFGNTVKTVFEAIIFVFIMHPFDVGDRCVIDGVQMVVEEMNILTTVFLRFDNEKIFYPNSVLATKPISNFYRSPEMSDSVEFAVDVSTSIEVIGSLKARIKVYLESKSQHWRPNHCIVVKEIENVNKMKMTLYVNHTINFQNYTDRNNRRSELVLELKKIFEELGIKFHLLPQEVQLRHAGSAASEFPLPTR; from the exons ATGCATTCATTCCATAAAG AAGCAGGTGTGTGTGGCAATGGAACTTTGGCTTTCCACATCAACAGCGTACACCGTGGCCACGCCTCCACCCAAGTCACTGGTCAAGAAGTGGTTCAATGTCAAAGGGTAAATCCCGGGACTTCCAAGCAGATGAAGTCTTTTATGGAG AAAAAAGCTTTCATGGAAGGCGTGAGAGGGAAGAAAGAAATGAACGACGTCGTGCTCCAAATTTCAAGCAGGGAAGAAGTTTTTCACACTAACAATGGAATCAGAGGTTCTACTACAGCTTCTGCGGTCACTGGGTCTAGCTCTCACCCGATTTCAAGCAGTTCTCAACTGGGTTCTTCTCCAGAAGGTTCAAATCTGGAATTGGTTGAGCTTGAAAACCTAAAATGCAGTGTCCAAACACCCCCTTCTTCAGAGAGAGCACAGCTGAGCCCAGCtcccaagatgcctccaaaaaTCTCAACTGATACTTTGACTCGAAGAACATCACTTGCACGGTCCGAGTTTTCAAAGCCGAAATCGAGATTCATAGAGCCACCATACCCAAAGAATACCAGTTTGGTTGAAGAGCAGACCCATTTGGAAAATTCTAGCTCGTCCTACAGGGATTCTTCAAATGCTGCTTCACCAAGAAACAAAGTAAGTGCTACAACAACCAAAGAGAATATAAAATCGGCCGCGTTAATCCGAAAAACTTCATTGATTGGGTCGCCAGGAGGAGACGATGAGGATGATGAAGTATATGAGACTGCAAGTTTGGAAGCTAGCAAAAACAAGG GTTGTCTAATTGGAGCGGCTATATGGGTTGTGAAAACCTTCTTAATAAAGTTGCTAGCTTCTTCTTTCCATGTCACTAGATTCTTTGACAGGATTCAGGAATCAATCTTTCATCAGTATGTTCTTCGGACCCTCTCAGGGCCTCCATTGATGGAGATGGCTGAGGGGGTTGGAAACACGGCGACAATCCCAGTCGTATTGAGTTTAACGAATTTGAAGAAGAAGGATTGGAAAAGTAAAGAAATAGTTAATATTGATAAGCTGAAAAGAATGACGCCAGAGACTATTTCCGCTTGGACCATGAGAGGGTTAACTAATGTGATTAGTGGCTCAGGGTTGTCGACACTTTCGCATACCCTCGATCAGATTGTTGATGTTGATGAGGGTGAGAACAAAGATAAGGAGATAACTAGTGAGTGGGAAGCAAAGGCTGCTGCTTATCGAATTTTCCAGAATGTAGCCAAGCCTGGTAGCAA GTACATTGATGAGGAGGACCTTTTACGCTTCATTAAAAAGGAGGAGGTAGATAATGTGCTCCTACTCTTCGAAGGTGCAGCAGAAACTcgaaaaatcaagagaaaagcTTTAAAGAACTGGCTG GTTAAAGTTTACCTTGAACGCAAATCACTAGCACATTCCTTAAATGACACCAAAACAGCCATAGAGGAGTTAAACAAGCTACTTTCTGGAGTGCTGCTCATGGTCATTACTATTGTGTGGTGTCTTTTGATGGGATTTTTAACAACAAAAGCACTGGTCTTCATTTCATCTCAGCTTTTACTGGTTGTATTTATGTTTGGTAATACTGTCAAGACAGTGTTTGAAGCCATCATATTCGTATTCATAATGCACCCGTTTGATGTTGGCGATCGTTGTGTGATTGACGGAGTACAG ATGGTTGTTGAAGAGATGAACATATTGACAACGGTGTTCTTGAGATTTGACAATGAGAAAATATTCTATCCGAATTCAGTTCTAGCTACCAAACCCATTAGCAACTTTTACAGAAGCCCTGAAATGAGTGATTCTGTGGAATTTGCTGTTGATGTTTCCACTTCAATTGAGGTTATTGGATCCCTAAAAGCTAGAATAAAAGT ATATTTGGAGAGCAAGTCCCAACACTGGCGACCTAACCACTGCATTGTGGTTAAGGAGATTGAGAACGTGAACAAGATGAAAATGACTCTCTATGTAAACCATACCATAAACTTCCAGAACTACACGGATAGGAATAACAGAAGGTCTGAACTAGTTTTGGAGCTTAAGAAGATTTTTGAAGAGCTTGGTATTAAATTTCATCTTCTGCCTCAAGAAGTTCAGCTTAGACATGCTGGGTCTGCAGCTTCTGAGTTTCCACTTCCTACGCGGTGA
- the LOC120004869 gene encoding mechanosensitive ion channel protein 10-like isoform X1: MHSFHKEAGVCGNGTLAFHINSVHRGHASTQVTGQEVVQCQRVNPGTSKQMKSFMEKKAFMEGVRGKKEMNDVVLQISSREEVFHTNNGIRGSTTASAVTGSSSHPISSSSQLGSSPEGSNLELVELENLKCSVQTPPSSERAQLSPAPKMPPKISTDTLTRRTSLARSEFSKPKSRFIEPPYPKNTSLVEEQTHLENSSSSYRDSSNAASPRNKVSATTTKENIKSAALIRKTSLIGSPGGDDEDDEVYETASLEASKNKGKKWTVLLLIELIVFVSFTGILIMSLTVDRLQNSMIWGLELWKWCVLVSVVFCGRLVTGWLMYVLVLLIERNFLLRNKVLYFVYGLKRSVQVFIWLGLVLLAWFVLFTLGVERSKETTKILNHVTRALAGCLIGAAIWVVKTFLIKLLASSFHVTRFFDRIQESIFHQYVLRTLSGPPLMEMAEGVGNTATIPVVLSLTNLKKKDWKSKEIVNIDKLKRMTPETISAWTMRGLTNVISGSGLSTLSHTLDQIVDVDEGENKDKEITSEWEAKAAAYRIFQNVAKPGSKYIDEEDLLRFIKKEEVDNVLLLFEGAAETRKIKRKALKNWLVKVYLERKSLAHSLNDTKTAIEELNKLLSGVLLMVITIVWCLLMGFLTTKALVFISSQLLLVVFMFGNTVKTVFEAIIFVFIMHPFDVGDRCVIDGVQMVVEEMNILTTVFLRFDNEKIFYPNSVLATKPISNFYRSPEMSDSVEFAVDVSTSIEVIGSLKARIKVYLESKSQHWRPNHCIVVKEIENVNKMKMTLYVNHTINFQNYTDRNNRRSELVLELKKIFEELGIKFHLLPQEVQLRHAGSAASEFPLPTR, encoded by the exons ATGCATTCATTCCATAAAG AAGCAGGTGTGTGTGGCAATGGAACTTTGGCTTTCCACATCAACAGCGTACACCGTGGCCACGCCTCCACCCAAGTCACTGGTCAAGAAGTGGTTCAATGTCAAAGGGTAAATCCCGGGACTTCCAAGCAGATGAAGTCTTTTATGGAG AAAAAAGCTTTCATGGAAGGCGTGAGAGGGAAGAAAGAAATGAACGACGTCGTGCTCCAAATTTCAAGCAGGGAAGAAGTTTTTCACACTAACAATGGAATCAGAGGTTCTACTACAGCTTCTGCGGTCACTGGGTCTAGCTCTCACCCGATTTCAAGCAGTTCTCAACTGGGTTCTTCTCCAGAAGGTTCAAATCTGGAATTGGTTGAGCTTGAAAACCTAAAATGCAGTGTCCAAACACCCCCTTCTTCAGAGAGAGCACAGCTGAGCCCAGCtcccaagatgcctccaaaaaTCTCAACTGATACTTTGACTCGAAGAACATCACTTGCACGGTCCGAGTTTTCAAAGCCGAAATCGAGATTCATAGAGCCACCATACCCAAAGAATACCAGTTTGGTTGAAGAGCAGACCCATTTGGAAAATTCTAGCTCGTCCTACAGGGATTCTTCAAATGCTGCTTCACCAAGAAACAAAGTAAGTGCTACAACAACCAAAGAGAATATAAAATCGGCCGCGTTAATCCGAAAAACTTCATTGATTGGGTCGCCAGGAGGAGACGATGAGGATGATGAAGTATATGAGACTGCAAGTTTGGAAGCTAGCAAAAACAAGGGTAAGAAATGGACTGTCTTGCTGTTGATTGAATTGATTGTTTTTGTGTCCTTCACGGGCATTTTGATTATGAGCTTGACTGTGGATAGATTGCAGAATTCTATGATTTGGGGCTTGGAATTATGGAAATGGTGTGTATTGGTATCGGTTGTTTTTTGTGGTCGACTAGTTACGGGATGGTTAATGtatgttttggttttgttgatAGAAAGGAACTTCTTGCTTAGGAATAAAGTTTTGTATTTTGTCTATGGATTAAAGAGGAGTGTTCAAGTTTTTATTTGGTTAGGGTTGGTTCTTCTAGCTTGGTTCGTGCTGTTTACCCTTGGAGTCGAGCGATCAAAGGAGACTACTAAGATTCTGAATCACGTTACAAGGGCTCTTGCAGGTTGTCTAATTGGAGCGGCTATATGGGTTGTGAAAACCTTCTTAATAAAGTTGCTAGCTTCTTCTTTCCATGTCACTAGATTCTTTGACAGGATTCAGGAATCAATCTTTCATCAGTATGTTCTTCGGACCCTCTCAGGGCCTCCATTGATGGAGATGGCTGAGGGGGTTGGAAACACGGCGACAATCCCAGTCGTATTGAGTTTAACGAATTTGAAGAAGAAGGATTGGAAAAGTAAAGAAATAGTTAATATTGATAAGCTGAAAAGAATGACGCCAGAGACTATTTCCGCTTGGACCATGAGAGGGTTAACTAATGTGATTAGTGGCTCAGGGTTGTCGACACTTTCGCATACCCTCGATCAGATTGTTGATGTTGATGAGGGTGAGAACAAAGATAAGGAGATAACTAGTGAGTGGGAAGCAAAGGCTGCTGCTTATCGAATTTTCCAGAATGTAGCCAAGCCTGGTAGCAA GTACATTGATGAGGAGGACCTTTTACGCTTCATTAAAAAGGAGGAGGTAGATAATGTGCTCCTACTCTTCGAAGGTGCAGCAGAAACTcgaaaaatcaagagaaaagcTTTAAAGAACTGGCTG GTTAAAGTTTACCTTGAACGCAAATCACTAGCACATTCCTTAAATGACACCAAAACAGCCATAGAGGAGTTAAACAAGCTACTTTCTGGAGTGCTGCTCATGGTCATTACTATTGTGTGGTGTCTTTTGATGGGATTTTTAACAACAAAAGCACTGGTCTTCATTTCATCTCAGCTTTTACTGGTTGTATTTATGTTTGGTAATACTGTCAAGACAGTGTTTGAAGCCATCATATTCGTATTCATAATGCACCCGTTTGATGTTGGCGATCGTTGTGTGATTGACGGAGTACAG ATGGTTGTTGAAGAGATGAACATATTGACAACGGTGTTCTTGAGATTTGACAATGAGAAAATATTCTATCCGAATTCAGTTCTAGCTACCAAACCCATTAGCAACTTTTACAGAAGCCCTGAAATGAGTGATTCTGTGGAATTTGCTGTTGATGTTTCCACTTCAATTGAGGTTATTGGATCCCTAAAAGCTAGAATAAAAGT ATATTTGGAGAGCAAGTCCCAACACTGGCGACCTAACCACTGCATTGTGGTTAAGGAGATTGAGAACGTGAACAAGATGAAAATGACTCTCTATGTAAACCATACCATAAACTTCCAGAACTACACGGATAGGAATAACAGAAGGTCTGAACTAGTTTTGGAGCTTAAGAAGATTTTTGAAGAGCTTGGTATTAAATTTCATCTTCTGCCTCAAGAAGTTCAGCTTAGACATGCTGGGTCTGCAGCTTCTGAGTTTCCACTTCCTACGCGGTGA
- the LOC120004869 gene encoding mechanosensitive ion channel protein 10-like isoform X2 — protein sequence MHSFHKGVCGNGTLAFHINSVHRGHASTQVTGQEVVQCQRVNPGTSKQMKSFMEKKAFMEGVRGKKEMNDVVLQISSREEVFHTNNGIRGSTTASAVTGSSSHPISSSSQLGSSPEGSNLELVELENLKCSVQTPPSSERAQLSPAPKMPPKISTDTLTRRTSLARSEFSKPKSRFIEPPYPKNTSLVEEQTHLENSSSSYRDSSNAASPRNKVSATTTKENIKSAALIRKTSLIGSPGGDDEDDEVYETASLEASKNKGKKWTVLLLIELIVFVSFTGILIMSLTVDRLQNSMIWGLELWKWCVLVSVVFCGRLVTGWLMYVLVLLIERNFLLRNKVLYFVYGLKRSVQVFIWLGLVLLAWFVLFTLGVERSKETTKILNHVTRALAGCLIGAAIWVVKTFLIKLLASSFHVTRFFDRIQESIFHQYVLRTLSGPPLMEMAEGVGNTATIPVVLSLTNLKKKDWKSKEIVNIDKLKRMTPETISAWTMRGLTNVISGSGLSTLSHTLDQIVDVDEGENKDKEITSEWEAKAAAYRIFQNVAKPGSKYIDEEDLLRFIKKEEVDNVLLLFEGAAETRKIKRKALKNWLVKVYLERKSLAHSLNDTKTAIEELNKLLSGVLLMVITIVWCLLMGFLTTKALVFISSQLLLVVFMFGNTVKTVFEAIIFVFIMHPFDVGDRCVIDGVQMVVEEMNILTTVFLRFDNEKIFYPNSVLATKPISNFYRSPEMSDSVEFAVDVSTSIEVIGSLKARIKVYLESKSQHWRPNHCIVVKEIENVNKMKMTLYVNHTINFQNYTDRNNRRSELVLELKKIFEELGIKFHLLPQEVQLRHAGSAASEFPLPTR from the exons ATGCATTCATTCCATAAAG GTGTGTGTGGCAATGGAACTTTGGCTTTCCACATCAACAGCGTACACCGTGGCCACGCCTCCACCCAAGTCACTGGTCAAGAAGTGGTTCAATGTCAAAGGGTAAATCCCGGGACTTCCAAGCAGATGAAGTCTTTTATGGAG AAAAAAGCTTTCATGGAAGGCGTGAGAGGGAAGAAAGAAATGAACGACGTCGTGCTCCAAATTTCAAGCAGGGAAGAAGTTTTTCACACTAACAATGGAATCAGAGGTTCTACTACAGCTTCTGCGGTCACTGGGTCTAGCTCTCACCCGATTTCAAGCAGTTCTCAACTGGGTTCTTCTCCAGAAGGTTCAAATCTGGAATTGGTTGAGCTTGAAAACCTAAAATGCAGTGTCCAAACACCCCCTTCTTCAGAGAGAGCACAGCTGAGCCCAGCtcccaagatgcctccaaaaaTCTCAACTGATACTTTGACTCGAAGAACATCACTTGCACGGTCCGAGTTTTCAAAGCCGAAATCGAGATTCATAGAGCCACCATACCCAAAGAATACCAGTTTGGTTGAAGAGCAGACCCATTTGGAAAATTCTAGCTCGTCCTACAGGGATTCTTCAAATGCTGCTTCACCAAGAAACAAAGTAAGTGCTACAACAACCAAAGAGAATATAAAATCGGCCGCGTTAATCCGAAAAACTTCATTGATTGGGTCGCCAGGAGGAGACGATGAGGATGATGAAGTATATGAGACTGCAAGTTTGGAAGCTAGCAAAAACAAGGGTAAGAAATGGACTGTCTTGCTGTTGATTGAATTGATTGTTTTTGTGTCCTTCACGGGCATTTTGATTATGAGCTTGACTGTGGATAGATTGCAGAATTCTATGATTTGGGGCTTGGAATTATGGAAATGGTGTGTATTGGTATCGGTTGTTTTTTGTGGTCGACTAGTTACGGGATGGTTAATGtatgttttggttttgttgatAGAAAGGAACTTCTTGCTTAGGAATAAAGTTTTGTATTTTGTCTATGGATTAAAGAGGAGTGTTCAAGTTTTTATTTGGTTAGGGTTGGTTCTTCTAGCTTGGTTCGTGCTGTTTACCCTTGGAGTCGAGCGATCAAAGGAGACTACTAAGATTCTGAATCACGTTACAAGGGCTCTTGCAGGTTGTCTAATTGGAGCGGCTATATGGGTTGTGAAAACCTTCTTAATAAAGTTGCTAGCTTCTTCTTTCCATGTCACTAGATTCTTTGACAGGATTCAGGAATCAATCTTTCATCAGTATGTTCTTCGGACCCTCTCAGGGCCTCCATTGATGGAGATGGCTGAGGGGGTTGGAAACACGGCGACAATCCCAGTCGTATTGAGTTTAACGAATTTGAAGAAGAAGGATTGGAAAAGTAAAGAAATAGTTAATATTGATAAGCTGAAAAGAATGACGCCAGAGACTATTTCCGCTTGGACCATGAGAGGGTTAACTAATGTGATTAGTGGCTCAGGGTTGTCGACACTTTCGCATACCCTCGATCAGATTGTTGATGTTGATGAGGGTGAGAACAAAGATAAGGAGATAACTAGTGAGTGGGAAGCAAAGGCTGCTGCTTATCGAATTTTCCAGAATGTAGCCAAGCCTGGTAGCAA GTACATTGATGAGGAGGACCTTTTACGCTTCATTAAAAAGGAGGAGGTAGATAATGTGCTCCTACTCTTCGAAGGTGCAGCAGAAACTcgaaaaatcaagagaaaagcTTTAAAGAACTGGCTG GTTAAAGTTTACCTTGAACGCAAATCACTAGCACATTCCTTAAATGACACCAAAACAGCCATAGAGGAGTTAAACAAGCTACTTTCTGGAGTGCTGCTCATGGTCATTACTATTGTGTGGTGTCTTTTGATGGGATTTTTAACAACAAAAGCACTGGTCTTCATTTCATCTCAGCTTTTACTGGTTGTATTTATGTTTGGTAATACTGTCAAGACAGTGTTTGAAGCCATCATATTCGTATTCATAATGCACCCGTTTGATGTTGGCGATCGTTGTGTGATTGACGGAGTACAG ATGGTTGTTGAAGAGATGAACATATTGACAACGGTGTTCTTGAGATTTGACAATGAGAAAATATTCTATCCGAATTCAGTTCTAGCTACCAAACCCATTAGCAACTTTTACAGAAGCCCTGAAATGAGTGATTCTGTGGAATTTGCTGTTGATGTTTCCACTTCAATTGAGGTTATTGGATCCCTAAAAGCTAGAATAAAAGT ATATTTGGAGAGCAAGTCCCAACACTGGCGACCTAACCACTGCATTGTGGTTAAGGAGATTGAGAACGTGAACAAGATGAAAATGACTCTCTATGTAAACCATACCATAAACTTCCAGAACTACACGGATAGGAATAACAGAAGGTCTGAACTAGTTTTGGAGCTTAAGAAGATTTTTGAAGAGCTTGGTATTAAATTTCATCTTCTGCCTCAAGAAGTTCAGCTTAGACATGCTGGGTCTGCAGCTTCTGAGTTTCCACTTCCTACGCGGTGA
- the LOC120004869 gene encoding mechanosensitive ion channel protein 10-like isoform X3 — protein sequence MEGVRGKKEMNDVVLQISSREEVFHTNNGIRGSTTASAVTGSSSHPISSSSQLGSSPEGSNLELVELENLKCSVQTPPSSERAQLSPAPKMPPKISTDTLTRRTSLARSEFSKPKSRFIEPPYPKNTSLVEEQTHLENSSSSYRDSSNAASPRNKVSATTTKENIKSAALIRKTSLIGSPGGDDEDDEVYETASLEASKNKGKKWTVLLLIELIVFVSFTGILIMSLTVDRLQNSMIWGLELWKWCVLVSVVFCGRLVTGWLMYVLVLLIERNFLLRNKVLYFVYGLKRSVQVFIWLGLVLLAWFVLFTLGVERSKETTKILNHVTRALAGCLIGAAIWVVKTFLIKLLASSFHVTRFFDRIQESIFHQYVLRTLSGPPLMEMAEGVGNTATIPVVLSLTNLKKKDWKSKEIVNIDKLKRMTPETISAWTMRGLTNVISGSGLSTLSHTLDQIVDVDEGENKDKEITSEWEAKAAAYRIFQNVAKPGSKYIDEEDLLRFIKKEEVDNVLLLFEGAAETRKIKRKALKNWLVKVYLERKSLAHSLNDTKTAIEELNKLLSGVLLMVITIVWCLLMGFLTTKALVFISSQLLLVVFMFGNTVKTVFEAIIFVFIMHPFDVGDRCVIDGVQMVVEEMNILTTVFLRFDNEKIFYPNSVLATKPISNFYRSPEMSDSVEFAVDVSTSIEVIGSLKARIKVYLESKSQHWRPNHCIVVKEIENVNKMKMTLYVNHTINFQNYTDRNNRRSELVLELKKIFEELGIKFHLLPQEVQLRHAGSAASEFPLPTR from the exons ATGGAAGGCGTGAGAGGGAAGAAAGAAATGAACGACGTCGTGCTCCAAATTTCAAGCAGGGAAGAAGTTTTTCACACTAACAATGGAATCAGAGGTTCTACTACAGCTTCTGCGGTCACTGGGTCTAGCTCTCACCCGATTTCAAGCAGTTCTCAACTGGGTTCTTCTCCAGAAGGTTCAAATCTGGAATTGGTTGAGCTTGAAAACCTAAAATGCAGTGTCCAAACACCCCCTTCTTCAGAGAGAGCACAGCTGAGCCCAGCtcccaagatgcctccaaaaaTCTCAACTGATACTTTGACTCGAAGAACATCACTTGCACGGTCCGAGTTTTCAAAGCCGAAATCGAGATTCATAGAGCCACCATACCCAAAGAATACCAGTTTGGTTGAAGAGCAGACCCATTTGGAAAATTCTAGCTCGTCCTACAGGGATTCTTCAAATGCTGCTTCACCAAGAAACAAAGTAAGTGCTACAACAACCAAAGAGAATATAAAATCGGCCGCGTTAATCCGAAAAACTTCATTGATTGGGTCGCCAGGAGGAGACGATGAGGATGATGAAGTATATGAGACTGCAAGTTTGGAAGCTAGCAAAAACAAGGGTAAGAAATGGACTGTCTTGCTGTTGATTGAATTGATTGTTTTTGTGTCCTTCACGGGCATTTTGATTATGAGCTTGACTGTGGATAGATTGCAGAATTCTATGATTTGGGGCTTGGAATTATGGAAATGGTGTGTATTGGTATCGGTTGTTTTTTGTGGTCGACTAGTTACGGGATGGTTAATGtatgttttggttttgttgatAGAAAGGAACTTCTTGCTTAGGAATAAAGTTTTGTATTTTGTCTATGGATTAAAGAGGAGTGTTCAAGTTTTTATTTGGTTAGGGTTGGTTCTTCTAGCTTGGTTCGTGCTGTTTACCCTTGGAGTCGAGCGATCAAAGGAGACTACTAAGATTCTGAATCACGTTACAAGGGCTCTTGCAGGTTGTCTAATTGGAGCGGCTATATGGGTTGTGAAAACCTTCTTAATAAAGTTGCTAGCTTCTTCTTTCCATGTCACTAGATTCTTTGACAGGATTCAGGAATCAATCTTTCATCAGTATGTTCTTCGGACCCTCTCAGGGCCTCCATTGATGGAGATGGCTGAGGGGGTTGGAAACACGGCGACAATCCCAGTCGTATTGAGTTTAACGAATTTGAAGAAGAAGGATTGGAAAAGTAAAGAAATAGTTAATATTGATAAGCTGAAAAGAATGACGCCAGAGACTATTTCCGCTTGGACCATGAGAGGGTTAACTAATGTGATTAGTGGCTCAGGGTTGTCGACACTTTCGCATACCCTCGATCAGATTGTTGATGTTGATGAGGGTGAGAACAAAGATAAGGAGATAACTAGTGAGTGGGAAGCAAAGGCTGCTGCTTATCGAATTTTCCAGAATGTAGCCAAGCCTGGTAGCAA GTACATTGATGAGGAGGACCTTTTACGCTTCATTAAAAAGGAGGAGGTAGATAATGTGCTCCTACTCTTCGAAGGTGCAGCAGAAACTcgaaaaatcaagagaaaagcTTTAAAGAACTGGCTG GTTAAAGTTTACCTTGAACGCAAATCACTAGCACATTCCTTAAATGACACCAAAACAGCCATAGAGGAGTTAAACAAGCTACTTTCTGGAGTGCTGCTCATGGTCATTACTATTGTGTGGTGTCTTTTGATGGGATTTTTAACAACAAAAGCACTGGTCTTCATTTCATCTCAGCTTTTACTGGTTGTATTTATGTTTGGTAATACTGTCAAGACAGTGTTTGAAGCCATCATATTCGTATTCATAATGCACCCGTTTGATGTTGGCGATCGTTGTGTGATTGACGGAGTACAG ATGGTTGTTGAAGAGATGAACATATTGACAACGGTGTTCTTGAGATTTGACAATGAGAAAATATTCTATCCGAATTCAGTTCTAGCTACCAAACCCATTAGCAACTTTTACAGAAGCCCTGAAATGAGTGATTCTGTGGAATTTGCTGTTGATGTTTCCACTTCAATTGAGGTTATTGGATCCCTAAAAGCTAGAATAAAAGT ATATTTGGAGAGCAAGTCCCAACACTGGCGACCTAACCACTGCATTGTGGTTAAGGAGATTGAGAACGTGAACAAGATGAAAATGACTCTCTATGTAAACCATACCATAAACTTCCAGAACTACACGGATAGGAATAACAGAAGGTCTGAACTAGTTTTGGAGCTTAAGAAGATTTTTGAAGAGCTTGGTATTAAATTTCATCTTCTGCCTCAAGAAGTTCAGCTTAGACATGCTGGGTCTGCAGCTTCTGAGTTTCCACTTCCTACGCGGTGA